The Nocardia sp. BMG111209 genome includes a window with the following:
- a CDS encoding VOC family protein produces the protein MERVLGIGGYFVRAADPVALNAWYRECLGLDADEHGLWQQQPGPTVFAPFEAETDYFGSRTQQVMLNFRVRDLDAMLTQLRSRGAEVAEEVQEMDGVGRFGWVTDPEGNRIELWQPA, from the coding sequence ATGGAACGTGTGCTCGGCATCGGTGGCTACTTCGTCCGCGCCGCCGACCCGGTGGCCCTGAACGCCTGGTATCGCGAATGTCTCGGCCTCGACGCCGACGAGCACGGCCTGTGGCAACAGCAGCCCGGACCGACGGTCTTCGCGCCGTTCGAGGCCGAGACCGACTATTTCGGTTCCCGCACCCAGCAGGTCATGCTCAACTTCCGGGTCCGCGACCTGGACGCGATGCTCACCCAATTGCGTTCCCGCGGAGCGGAAGTGGCCGAGGAGGTGCAGGAGATGGACGGTGTCGGCCGGTTCGGCTGGGTCACCGATCCGGAGGGCAACCGGATCGAACTCTGGCAGCCCGCCTGA
- a CDS encoding MFS transporter has product MQIVDEKAAGPRTGDRYKWVALSNTTLGVLIATVDASIVIIALPAIFRGIGLDPLAPGNIGYLMWMMLGYLLVSAVLVVVLGRLGDMFGRVRMYNMGFTIFALASLALSVDPFTGAHGAMWLIGFRIVQAFGGAMLTANSAAILTDAFPARQRGMALGINQITALAGQFLGLLLGGVLAAIDWRAVFWVSVPIGVIGTVWSYRSLREIGERRPGRIDWIGNATFTAGTSALLIGITYGIQPHGGHSTGWTNPYVLAALIGGVAILGVFCVAETRVAEPMFRLALFRVRAFAAGNLAALLTSIARGSLQFMLIMWLQGIWLPLHGYAYEDTPLWAGIFMLPLTFGFLFGGPISGWLSDRFGARLFATTGLLLVSAAFLGLLALPVDFPYPAFAAVLLLAGLGHGMFAAPNTSAIMGSVAPEYRGVASGMRATFQNSGTAMSIGLAFSLMITGLAGTLPGTLSAGLRDHGVPAATAADVAGLPPVSTLFSTFLGSNPIAHLLGSTGVLNTLPAADAETLTGKRFFPALVSGPFHHGLLIVFGAAAIMTLIAALASALRGAPQVAERG; this is encoded by the coding sequence ATGCAGATCGTGGATGAGAAGGCCGCCGGTCCCCGGACCGGCGACCGGTACAAATGGGTGGCGCTGTCGAACACCACGCTGGGCGTGCTGATCGCGACGGTCGACGCGTCGATCGTGATCATCGCCCTGCCGGCGATCTTCCGGGGCATCGGCCTGGATCCGCTGGCGCCGGGCAACATCGGCTATCTGATGTGGATGATGCTCGGCTACCTGCTGGTGTCGGCCGTGCTGGTGGTCGTGCTCGGCCGCCTCGGCGACATGTTCGGCCGAGTTCGCATGTACAACATGGGATTCACCATCTTCGCGCTGGCTTCGCTTGCGCTGTCGGTGGATCCGTTCACCGGAGCGCACGGTGCGATGTGGCTGATCGGTTTCCGGATCGTGCAGGCCTTCGGCGGCGCGATGCTGACCGCGAACTCCGCGGCCATCCTCACCGACGCCTTCCCGGCCCGCCAGCGCGGAATGGCGTTGGGTATCAACCAGATCACCGCATTGGCGGGGCAGTTCCTCGGATTGCTGCTCGGCGGGGTGCTGGCCGCGATCGACTGGCGCGCGGTGTTCTGGGTGAGCGTGCCCATCGGGGTGATCGGCACGGTGTGGTCGTACCGCAGCCTGCGGGAGATCGGCGAGCGCCGGCCCGGCCGGATCGACTGGATCGGCAATGCCACCTTCACCGCCGGAACCAGCGCGCTGCTCATCGGGATCACCTACGGCATCCAGCCGCACGGCGGTCATTCGACCGGCTGGACCAATCCGTACGTGCTCGCCGCCCTGATCGGCGGCGTGGCGATACTGGGTGTGTTCTGCGTCGCCGAGACCCGGGTCGCCGAGCCGATGTTCCGGCTGGCGCTGTTCCGGGTACGCGCGTTCGCCGCGGGAAACCTTGCGGCGCTGCTGACCTCGATCGCGCGCGGCAGCCTGCAGTTCATGCTGATCATGTGGTTGCAGGGCATCTGGCTGCCGTTGCACGGTTACGCCTACGAGGACACCCCGTTGTGGGCCGGAATCTTCATGTTGCCCTTGACGTTCGGATTCCTGTTCGGCGGGCCGATCTCCGGCTGGCTGTCGGATCGCTTCGGCGCGCGGCTGTTCGCCACCACCGGGCTGCTGCTGGTGTCCGCGGCCTTCCTCGGATTGCTCGCGCTCCCGGTCGATTTCCCTTATCCGGCCTTCGCAGCGGTACTTTTGCTGGCCGGGCTGGGGCACGGAATGTTCGCCGCGCCCAACACTTCCGCGATCATGGGCAGCGTCGCGCCCGAATATCGCGGTGTCGCTTCGGGTATGCGCGCGACCTTCCAGAACTCCGGGACCGCGATGTCGATCGGGCTCGCGTTCTCGCTGATGATCACCGGCCTGGCCGGCACGTTGCCCGGCACCCTGTCCGCGGGGCTGCGCGACCACGGCGTACCGGCCGCCACCGCCGCCGATGTCGCCGGACTACCGCCGGTCAGCACGCTGTTCTCGACCTTCCTCGGCAGTAATCCGATCGCGCATCTGCTCGGCTCCACCGGTGTGCTGAACACGCTGCCGGCCGCCGATGCCGAAACCCTCACCGGTAAGCGGTTCTTCCCGGCGCTGGTGTCGGGGCCGTTCCATCACGGCCTGCTGATCGTGTTCGGCGCGGCCGCGATCATGACGCTGATCGCCGCGCTGGCCTCGGCGTTGCGCGGCGCGCCGCAGGTCGCCGAGCGCGGCTGA
- a CDS encoding IclR family transcriptional regulator, whose product MTSMLTSDAGSAAVPGALPPSMIERITLIMDLFERPHTRRTLEQVCRCTGLPRSTAYRILEQLVRLRWLDRTDIGYRLGSRALGLGGREIGHSTLRVAAAPVLQELALRTELVVHLAVLDGPDIYYLDKVGGRSVVDVPSRVGGRAPAHCTALGKAMLAWVPPERVEAQLGGMLLRCTPRSIGEFGVLHRELSRIRTGHGLTFERGECFPGFGCVSMAVRNTDGPVGALSVVGTADAALERVAPLVMEATRTVADALYAESRRPAEGRSVAS is encoded by the coding sequence ATGACCTCGATGCTGACCAGCGATGCCGGGTCGGCGGCGGTGCCGGGTGCACTGCCGCCGTCGATGATCGAACGGATCACGCTGATCATGGATCTGTTCGAGCGACCGCACACCCGGCGCACGCTGGAGCAGGTGTGCCGGTGCACCGGGTTGCCGCGGTCGACCGCGTACCGGATTCTCGAGCAGTTGGTGCGGTTGCGCTGGCTGGATCGCACCGATATCGGGTATCGGCTCGGTAGCCGGGCGCTGGGGCTGGGCGGGCGGGAGATCGGGCACAGCACGCTGCGGGTCGCCGCCGCGCCGGTGTTGCAGGAGTTGGCGTTGCGCACCGAACTGGTGGTTCACCTCGCCGTGCTGGACGGGCCCGACATCTACTATCTGGACAAGGTGGGTGGGCGGTCCGTCGTCGACGTGCCCTCGCGGGTCGGGGGGCGGGCGCCCGCGCACTGCACGGCGCTGGGCAAGGCGATGCTGGCGTGGGTGCCGCCGGAACGGGTGGAGGCGCAGCTCGGCGGGATGCTGTTGCGTTGTACCCCGCGCAGTATCGGCGAATTCGGGGTCCTGCACCGGGAACTGAGCCGGATCCGGACCGGGCACGGGCTGACTTTCGAACGGGGCGAATGCTTTCCGGGGTTCGGTTGCGTGAGTATGGCGGTCCGCAACACCGACGGGCCGGTCGGCGCGCTGTCGGTGGTCGGGACCGCCGATGCCGCGCTGGAACGGGTCGCGCCGCTGGTGATGGAGGCGACGCGCACGGTGGCCGACGCCCTCTACGCCGAGTCGCGCCGGCCGGCCGAAGGGCGTTCGGTCGCGTCCTGA
- a CDS encoding TetR/AcrR family transcriptional regulator, translating to MASPRSNTPAPRRVGRPPGPTEHGAASRERILDAAATVFAQLGYDRARMADVIEVSGMTKGSVYFHFESKEALAVAVLTEKHARWIEQVRTRLAAAPPGLPRLEALLPAVLEMHRDDHDAWVISRLSQNLAAVPATRPLAVELTRRWIDDVAELIREAQRIGDITGDTDPDLLATVLVGAFDGVKMTIEVLSDDAATADQRLEASGGVLLTMLRSAVAPR from the coding sequence ATGGCAAGTCCCCGCAGCAACACGCCGGCCCCGCGACGAGTCGGCCGGCCACCGGGCCCGACCGAGCACGGCGCGGCGTCCCGGGAGCGCATCCTGGACGCCGCCGCGACGGTGTTCGCGCAGCTCGGCTACGACCGCGCGCGGATGGCCGATGTGATCGAGGTCAGCGGAATGACCAAGGGCTCGGTCTATTTCCACTTCGAGAGCAAGGAGGCGCTCGCCGTCGCCGTGCTCACCGAGAAACACGCGCGCTGGATCGAGCAGGTGCGGACCCGGCTGGCCGCCGCCCCGCCCGGACTGCCGCGGCTGGAGGCGCTGCTGCCCGCCGTGCTGGAGATGCACCGCGACGATCACGACGCCTGGGTGATCTCGCGCCTGAGTCAGAACCTCGCAGCCGTCCCCGCGACCCGCCCCCTCGCCGTGGAGCTGACCCGCCGCTGGATCGACGACGTCGCCGAACTCATTCGCGAGGCCCAGCGCATCGGCGACATCACCGGCGATACCGATCCGGACCTGCTCGCCACCGTCCTGGTCGGCGCCTTCGACGGTGTGAAGATGACCATCGAGGTGCTCAGCGACGACGCCGCCACCGCCGATCAGCGGCTCGAGGCCAGCGGCGGGGTGCTGCTCACGATGCTGCGCTCGGCCGTCGCCCCGCGCTGA
- a CDS encoding MarR family winged helix-turn-helix transcriptional regulator gives MVVSESGADAGETAVRLRLAVGRIARKLRQAKAGAGGLALSERSVLARLDREGESSPTALATAEGVRPQAMAVTLAALEERGLITRRPDRSDGRRAVVSIEPAGRGLIADRRSQSARYLADAVESEFTAAERRVLEAALPLLDRLAERL, from the coding sequence GTGGTGGTGAGCGAGTCCGGAGCGGACGCCGGTGAGACTGCGGTGCGGTTGCGGCTGGCGGTCGGCCGGATCGCTCGCAAGCTGCGGCAGGCCAAGGCCGGTGCGGGTGGTTTGGCGCTGTCCGAGAGATCCGTACTCGCCCGGCTGGATCGGGAGGGCGAGAGCTCTCCCACCGCCCTGGCGACCGCGGAAGGGGTTCGGCCGCAGGCCATGGCGGTGACGCTGGCCGCGCTGGAGGAGCGCGGCCTGATCACCCGGCGGCCGGACCGTTCCGATGGCCGCCGTGCCGTGGTGTCGATCGAACCCGCCGGACGCGGGCTGATCGCCGATCGGCGTTCGCAGTCGGCGCGATATCTGGCCGACGCTGTCGAGAGTGAATTCACTGCGGCCGAACGGCGTGTCCTCGAGGCGGCCCTGCCGCTGCTGGATCGGCTCGCGGAACGATTGTGA
- a CDS encoding ADP-ribosylglycohydrolase family protein produces MLVESAIGDAYGAGFEYAEPEFVARYNTMRDYVQHPTHPGIRPGAYTDDTQMSLAIAEVLVAGGEWSRERLAEQFVLAFRRDERVGYSRRFQAFLDTAYTGADLLRRVDPASDKSGAAMRAGPIGLLADVDDVLNHARVQASITHDTPLGIEAAQAAALAVHYCHHRLGPVAELPAWVAGRLGPEWARPWQGKVGAKGWMSVRAALTAVATGSGLTEILRTCVAFTGDVDTVGTIALCAASRSPEIAQDLPDALITGLENGAFGRDYLRELDTRLLETFA; encoded by the coding sequence ATGCTGGTCGAGTCGGCGATCGGGGACGCGTACGGGGCGGGTTTCGAATATGCGGAACCGGAATTCGTCGCTCGATACAACACGATGCGGGACTACGTTCAGCATCCGACGCATCCGGGGATCCGGCCCGGGGCCTATACCGACGACACGCAGATGAGTCTCGCCATCGCGGAAGTCCTTGTGGCGGGCGGGGAATGGAGCCGGGAGCGGTTGGCCGAGCAGTTCGTCCTGGCCTTCCGCCGCGACGAGCGCGTCGGCTACTCCCGCCGATTCCAGGCTTTCCTCGACACCGCGTACACCGGTGCGGATCTGCTGCGCCGTGTCGATCCGGCCAGTGACAAGAGCGGTGCGGCCATGCGGGCCGGGCCGATCGGCCTGCTGGCGGATGTCGACGACGTGCTGAATCACGCGCGGGTGCAGGCGAGTATCACCCACGACACGCCGTTGGGAATCGAGGCGGCGCAGGCCGCGGCGCTGGCGGTGCACTACTGCCACCATCGGCTGGGTCCGGTGGCCGAGTTGCCGGCCTGGGTCGCCGGTCGGCTCGGACCGGAGTGGGCCCGGCCGTGGCAGGGGAAGGTCGGGGCGAAGGGGTGGATGAGCGTGCGGGCCGCGCTCACGGCGGTGGCGACCGGTAGCGGTCTCACCGAAATCCTGCGCACCTGTGTGGCTTTCACCGGTGACGTCGACACCGTCGGCACCATCGCGCTGTGTGCGGCCTCCCGCTCGCCGGAGATCGCGCAGGACCTGCCCGACGCCCTGATCACGGGCCTGGAGAACGGCGCGTTCGGCCGGGATTACCTGCGGGAGTTGGATACTCGGCTGCTGGAGACGTTCGCCTGA
- a CDS encoding SDR family oxidoreductase: MAGYFERQRVLVTGASSGIGRAFAARVAADGGDLVLVARRAEVLEEQARDLHTRFGAQVEVAPADLSAPGAASKLTAQLAERAITVDGLINNAGLGSHGDLAATDPAVASNQIAVNITALTELTAILLPGMLSRGRGAVVNVASTAAFQPVPHMAVYAATKAYVLSFTRALWAETRGTGVRVLAVSPGATDTAFFEVAGEDAAVGSRRTPEQVVDATWRALAGQGPDVVDGAANAVVARLAGRIPARWAITLAERSVRPAAAH, from the coding sequence ATGGCCGGATACTTCGAACGACAGCGCGTCCTGGTGACCGGGGCATCCTCCGGAATCGGACGAGCCTTCGCCGCCCGCGTCGCCGCGGACGGCGGCGACCTGGTCCTGGTCGCCCGCCGCGCGGAGGTATTGGAGGAACAGGCGCGCGACCTGCACACCCGCTTCGGCGCGCAGGTGGAGGTCGCACCCGCCGACCTGAGCGCCCCCGGCGCCGCCTCGAAGCTCACCGCGCAACTCGCCGAGCGCGCGATCACCGTCGACGGCCTGATCAACAACGCGGGCCTCGGCAGCCACGGCGACCTGGCCGCCACCGACCCCGCGGTGGCGTCGAATCAGATCGCGGTGAACATCACCGCGCTGACCGAACTCACGGCAATCCTGTTGCCCGGCATGCTCTCTCGCGGCCGGGGCGCCGTCGTCAACGTGGCGAGCACCGCCGCGTTCCAGCCGGTCCCGCACATGGCGGTGTATGCCGCGACCAAGGCGTATGTCCTGTCCTTCACCCGCGCGTTGTGGGCCGAGACCCGCGGCACCGGCGTCCGGGTGCTCGCGGTGAGTCCCGGGGCCACGGATACGGCCTTCTTCGAGGTCGCCGGCGAGGACGCGGCCGTCGGCAGTCGCCGAACCCCGGAGCAGGTCGTCGACGCGACCTGGCGGGCCCTCGCCGGACAGGGCCCGGACGTGGTCGACGGCGCGGCGAACGCCGTCGTGGCGCGGCTGGCCGGTCGCATCCCGGCCCGATGGGCGATCACGCTGGCCGAGCGTTCCGTCCGCCCGGCAGCCGCGCACTGA
- a CDS encoding APC family permease has translation MSRVTAAAKRLLVGRPVRSDRLSHTLLPKRLALPMFASDALSSVAYAPAEIFTVLSVAGLSAFAYTPWIAALVCVVMVVVVASYRQNVHAYPSGGGDYEVATENLGPDFGLVVGSALLVDYVLTVAVSAASGVANVGSAITIVGQHPVWSAVVVVLVVTGANLRGIRESGAAFAIPVYAFIFAMMAMLATGLVRWLLGSPMHAESAGFDLRSEHAVSGFALVFLLARAFSSGSAALTGVEAVSNGVPAFRKPKSRNAATTLTMMGALAVTMMLGLVGLAMVTKARIAEDPGRLIGAPADYHQKTLIAQIAQAVFSGFPVAFYILSITTGFILFLACNTAFSGFPVLGSVLAQNRYLPRQLHTRGDRLAFSNGIVLLSIMALVLLVAFRADVNGLIHLYVVGVFVSFTCSQAGMIRHWNRLLRTETEPATRRRMRRSQTINAVGFTFTAVVLLIVLITKFVAGAWIAVAGMAMFFVLMKAIRRHYDRVAAETEGGEQDMLLPGRVHAIVLVSRMHLPTMRALAYARATRADNLEAVTVNVDIADTRALVEQWENHNLPVPLKVLESPYREVTRPILDYVRRLRDKRPNDLIVVFIPEYVLGRWWEQLLHNQSALRIKARLLFTPGVMVTSVPWQLASSRRQDRRVRARADRELQARPRHVPLTSSFTGSNEPQEPREMP, from the coding sequence GTGTCCCGTGTGACGGCCGCTGCCAAGCGCCTGCTGGTTGGTCGCCCGGTCCGTAGTGATCGGCTGTCCCATACCTTGTTGCCCAAGCGCCTCGCGCTCCCGATGTTCGCCTCCGATGCACTGTCGAGTGTCGCCTACGCGCCGGCCGAGATCTTCACCGTGCTGTCCGTCGCCGGGCTGTCGGCTTTCGCCTACACGCCGTGGATCGCGGCCCTGGTCTGCGTGGTCATGGTCGTGGTGGTGGCGTCCTACCGGCAGAACGTGCACGCGTATCCCAGCGGCGGCGGCGATTACGAGGTCGCGACCGAGAATCTGGGTCCCGACTTCGGACTGGTCGTGGGCAGCGCGCTGCTCGTGGACTATGTGCTGACCGTGGCGGTCTCCGCGGCGTCGGGGGTGGCGAATGTCGGGTCGGCGATCACGATCGTGGGCCAGCATCCGGTCTGGTCGGCGGTCGTCGTCGTGCTCGTCGTGACCGGCGCGAACCTCCGGGGGATCCGGGAATCGGGTGCGGCGTTCGCGATCCCGGTGTACGCGTTCATCTTCGCGATGATGGCGATGCTGGCCACCGGCCTGGTGCGCTGGCTGCTGGGCTCGCCGATGCATGCGGAGAGCGCGGGCTTCGATCTGCGATCCGAGCACGCCGTCTCCGGTTTCGCGCTGGTATTCCTGCTGGCGCGCGCCTTCTCGTCGGGCTCGGCCGCGCTGACCGGGGTCGAGGCCGTCTCCAACGGCGTGCCCGCGTTCCGCAAACCCAAATCACGCAACGCCGCGACGACACTCACCATGATGGGCGCGCTGGCGGTGACGATGATGCTCGGCCTGGTCGGCCTGGCAATGGTCACCAAGGCCCGGATCGCCGAGGATCCCGGCCGGTTGATCGGGGCGCCGGCGGACTACCACCAGAAGACGCTCATCGCCCAGATCGCCCAGGCCGTGTTCTCCGGATTCCCGGTCGCGTTCTACATCCTGTCGATCACGACCGGCTTCATCCTGTTCCTCGCCTGCAACACCGCGTTCAGCGGTTTCCCCGTACTCGGCTCGGTGCTCGCCCAGAATCGGTACCTGCCCCGCCAGCTGCACACCCGCGGTGATCGGCTCGCGTTCTCCAACGGGATCGTGCTGCTGTCGATCATGGCGCTGGTGCTGCTCGTGGCGTTCCGGGCCGATGTGAACGGGTTGATCCACCTGTACGTGGTCGGGGTGTTCGTCTCGTTCACCTGTTCGCAGGCCGGAATGATCCGGCACTGGAATCGGCTGTTGCGGACCGAGACCGAACCGGCCACGCGGCGGCGGATGCGCCGCAGCCAGACCATCAATGCCGTCGGGTTCACCTTCACCGCGGTCGTACTGCTGATCGTGCTGATCACCAAATTCGTGGCCGGCGCCTGGATCGCCGTCGCGGGGATGGCGATGTTCTTCGTGCTGATGAAGGCCATCCGCCGCCACTACGACCGGGTGGCGGCCGAAACCGAGGGCGGCGAGCAGGACATGCTGCTACCGGGCCGGGTCCACGCGATCGTGCTCGTGTCCCGGATGCACCTGCCGACCATGCGGGCACTGGCCTACGCGCGCGCCACCCGCGCCGACAACCTCGAAGCGGTGACGGTCAACGTCGATATCGCCGACACCCGCGCGCTGGTCGAGCAGTGGGAGAACCACAATCTTCCGGTTCCGCTCAAGGTCCTCGAGTCGCCGTACCGTGAGGTGACCCGCCCGATCCTGGACTACGTACGGCGCCTGCGCGACAAACGTCCGAACGACCTGATCGTCGTGTTCATCCCCGAATATGTGCTCGGCCGCTGGTGGGAACAGTTGTTGCACAACCAGTCCGCGCTGCGCATCAAGGCCCGGTTGCTGTTCACCCCCGGGGTCATGGTCACCTCGGTGCCCTGGCAGTTGGCCTCCTCGCGCAGACAGGACCGCCGCGTCCGCGCCCGCGCGGACCGGGAACTGCAGGCCCGTCCCCGGCACGTACCGCTGACCAGCTCCTTCACCGGATCGAACGAGCCGCAGGAGCCTCGCGAGATGCCGTGA
- a CDS encoding SDR family NAD(P)-dependent oxidoreductase has translation MDLGLAGATAVVQGGTQGMGLAAAECFAADGAKVAVLARTPATLEKTVSRLLELGAADAVALRADLTRPEEVIAAFDTVRDRWGELNILINAAGPDTGGGFEDLTDEDWLAAIDLGVLGMVRCVRAALPLLRRAEWARIVNISAHSTKRQTESLIAYTAAKAMVTSITKNLSLTLAKDEILVNTVSPGSFASEGLQRWARSVGIDPTDLRAVMRGIAENFGHPAHLPRAGAPAEIGAVIAFTASRRNTYMTGADINVDGGSDFC, from the coding sequence ATGGATCTCGGACTGGCGGGTGCGACCGCGGTCGTGCAGGGCGGCACACAGGGGATGGGGCTGGCCGCGGCGGAATGTTTCGCCGCCGACGGCGCCAAGGTGGCCGTGCTGGCCCGCACCCCGGCGACGCTGGAGAAGACGGTCAGCCGCCTGCTCGAACTCGGCGCCGCGGACGCGGTGGCCCTGCGCGCGGATCTGACCCGTCCCGAGGAGGTGATCGCCGCCTTCGACACCGTGCGCGATCGCTGGGGTGAGCTCAACATCCTGATCAACGCCGCCGGACCCGACACCGGCGGCGGCTTCGAGGACCTCACCGACGAGGACTGGCTGGCCGCAATAGATCTCGGCGTGCTCGGCATGGTCCGCTGTGTGCGGGCGGCGCTGCCGCTGCTGCGGCGCGCGGAATGGGCACGGATCGTGAACATCTCGGCCCACTCCACCAAGCGGCAGACCGAGTCGCTGATCGCCTACACCGCCGCCAAGGCGATGGTCACCAGCATCACCAAGAACCTCTCACTGACCCTGGCGAAGGACGAAATCCTGGTCAACACGGTATCTCCGGGCAGTTTCGCCTCCGAGGGCCTGCAACGCTGGGCCCGCAGCGTCGGCATCGACCCGACCGATCTGCGCGCGGTGATGCGCGGAATAGCCGAGAACTTCGGGCATCCCGCGCATCTGCCGCGAGCCGGCGCACCCGCCGAGATCGGGGCGGTGATCGCGTTCACCGCCTCCCGGCGCAACACCTACATGACCGGAGCCGATATCAACGTGGACGGTGGCTCCGACTTCTGCTGA
- a CDS encoding DUF6374 family protein, with product MSEPARIPDAYQQIDQVRRQLIEAAAFSKHLTPDVLEHLAGSLATGLRLIADHTTASPVRYSGGGHKHAGFLRYRLR from the coding sequence GTGTCAGAACCGGCGCGGATACCCGACGCATACCAGCAGATCGACCAGGTGAGACGGCAACTCATCGAGGCTGCGGCCTTCTCGAAGCACCTCACGCCCGATGTGCTCGAGCACCTCGCCGGCAGCCTGGCCACCGGGCTGCGGCTGATCGCCGACCACACCACGGCATCGCCGGTCCGATACTCCGGCGGCGGCCACAAACACGCCGGATTCCTGCGCTATCGGTTGCGCTGA
- a CDS encoding sigma-70 family RNA polymerase sigma factor yields MDPESGQLFDRHRDHIRAVAYRMLGSPTEADDAVQETWLRLAATGTGDIDNPPAWLTTVVSRICLDMLRTRATRREDLAGQQLPDGATSERDPEAEALLADSVGRALLVVLDRLTPSERIAFVLHDMFAVTFDEIAPIVDRSPATAKKLASRARAKVRGRPDIPATELARHRHTVERFLAAARSGDLDAVLDVLSPDVIRRADPHALGPGRPAEARGAATVAREIATFGRNSRFATVLLADDAPALAIAPHTRLHLLVRFTFDGDRITEYELVADPARLQHIRLAVLPDPAPA; encoded by the coding sequence ATGGACCCCGAATCGGGGCAACTGTTCGACCGGCATCGTGACCACATCCGTGCCGTCGCGTACCGGATGCTCGGCTCGCCGACCGAGGCCGACGACGCCGTCCAGGAGACCTGGCTGCGGCTGGCGGCCACCGGCACCGGCGACATCGACAATCCACCGGCCTGGCTGACGACCGTGGTGTCGCGCATCTGCCTGGACATGCTCCGCACCCGCGCCACCCGCCGGGAGGATCTCGCCGGACAGCAGCTGCCCGACGGCGCCACCTCGGAACGCGACCCGGAAGCCGAAGCGCTCCTTGCCGATTCGGTGGGCCGCGCCCTGCTCGTGGTGCTGGACCGGCTGACGCCGAGCGAACGCATCGCCTTCGTCCTGCACGACATGTTCGCCGTCACCTTCGACGAGATCGCCCCCATCGTCGACCGCTCACCGGCGACGGCGAAGAAACTCGCCAGCCGGGCCCGCGCCAAGGTCCGCGGCCGGCCGGACATCCCCGCCACCGAACTGGCCCGCCACCGCCACACCGTCGAACGGTTCCTCGCCGCCGCCCGCAGCGGCGACCTGGACGCCGTCCTGGACGTGCTGTCCCCCGACGTGATCCGCCGCGCCGACCCGCACGCCCTCGGCCCCGGCCGCCCCGCCGAGGCCCGCGGCGCGGCCACCGTGGCCCGCGAGATCGCCACCTTCGGCCGCAACAGCCGCTTCGCGACCGTCCTCCTCGCCGACGACGCGCCGGCCCTCGCGATCGCTCCCCACACCCGGCTGCACCTACTCGTCCGCTTCACCTTCGACGGCGACCGCATCACCGAATACGAACTCGTCGCGGATCCGGCACGGCTGCAACATATCCGGCTCGCGGTCCTCCCCGACCCCGCACCGGCGTGA
- a CDS encoding TetR/AcrR family transcriptional regulator, translating to MARIAETRPPAAPVSRQQVQRRERILDAAATLGAGADYDRVQMLDVAKQAGVAIGTLYRYFPSKSHLFSGVFEQRIGAFVGTQWSSPTGDPVADVGENLVALSRELLRTPRLCGAMMQAVAAGYVSGGDGVTPRLALVRAVIDTLGRTPDEVDLGVIRLLTYSWWGVLVSWLSHKITPAEAEADVRLAARLILAAYTGEE from the coding sequence GTGGCCCGAATCGCCGAAACCCGCCCACCCGCGGCACCCGTCTCCCGACAGCAGGTGCAGCGGCGCGAGCGCATTCTCGACGCGGCCGCCACTCTCGGCGCCGGCGCGGACTACGACCGTGTGCAGATGCTCGACGTCGCCAAGCAGGCCGGGGTCGCGATCGGCACGCTGTACCGCTACTTCCCGTCCAAATCCCATTTGTTCTCAGGGGTTTTCGAGCAGCGGATCGGTGCCTTCGTCGGTACCCAGTGGTCGTCGCCGACCGGTGATCCGGTCGCGGACGTCGGCGAGAATCTGGTGGCGCTCAGTCGCGAACTGTTGCGCACCCCGCGGCTGTGCGGGGCGATGATGCAGGCCGTCGCCGCCGGCTACGTCAGCGGCGGCGACGGCGTGACGCCGCGACTGGCGTTGGTGCGGGCCGTGATCGACACCCTCGGCCGGACGCCCGACGAGGTCGACCTCGGTGTCATCCGCCTGCTCACCTACAGCTGGTGGGGCGTGCTGGTGTCCTGGCTCAGCCACAAGATCACACCCGCCGAGGCCGAGGCCGACGTCCGGCTGGCCGCCCGGCTGATCCTCGCCGCGTACACCGGCGAGGAGTGA